In the Corynebacterium jeikeium genome, CTCGGGAGTTGAACGGGTAATTTCCGCGAACTCGGAGACAGAACTCTGGCGGCGACCCGGCGTAGTCGGCTTGTACTTACGAATAGCCATACTCTTGCTTCCTCTTTACCTTTCGGTATCCGGCCGCCCTTAGGCGGTCGCTCCACCGAAGATGTCGATCGGATCGCTGCCGGCGACCAGGGTCACCATGGCGCGCTTGGTTGCCTTGCGCTGGCCGTAGCCGGTGCGGGTGCGCTTACGCTTGCCCTCACGGTTAACGGTGTTAACGCTGGCGACCTTCACACCAAAAATCTGCTCGACGGCAATCTTGATTTGGGTCTTGTTAGAGCTGGGGTTAACCAGGAACGTGTAAACGTTCTGCTCCATCAGGCCGTAGGACTTCTCAGACACGACCGGAGCGATGATGATATCGCGAGGATCAGCTACAGTGCTCACTTTGCCTCCTCCTTGGTCTTATCTGCGGCGTTGATGAAGGCGTTCAGTGCCTCCACGGAGAACACAACATCGTCTGCGTTCAAAACGTCGTAGGTGTTCAGCTGGTCGTTAACCAGGGTGTGCACCTGCGGCAGGTTGTTTACGGACTTCCATGCGGTGACGTCTTCGCGGGTCAGAACGACCAGCACGGACTTACGATCCGTCAGACGCTCGATGAAAGTGCGAGCAGCCTTGGTGGACGGGGTCTGGCCTGGAACCAGCTCCTCAACCACGTGGATGCGGTTGTGGCGCACGCGATCGGTGAGGGCGCCACGCAGAGCGGCAGCCTTCATCTTCTTCGGGGTGCGCTGGGAGTAATCGCGCGGCTGCGGGCCGTGGACCGTGCCACCACCGGTGAAGTGGGGAGCGCGGATGGAGCCCTGACGTGCGCGACCGGTGCCCTTCTGGCGGAACGGCTTACGGCCACCGCCGGAAACCTGGCCACGAGTCTTCGTAGCGTGGGTACCCTGACGCTTTGCTGCGAGCTGAGCGGTAACGACCTGGTGCATCAGTGCGACGCTTGCCTCTGCATCAAAGATGGATGCGGGCAGCTCGACCGTGCCGTTGGTCTTACCGTCAGCGGTGTGGACATCAAGCTTTAGATTGCTCATGCGTGTGCACCGCCCTTCACTGCGGTCTTGACAACGACGAGGCCGCCGTTGACACCCGGAACTGCACCCTTGATCAGGAGCAGGTTGGACTCTGCGTCGACCTTGGCAACCTTCAGGTTCTGCTGGGTAACGCGGTCGTTACCCATGCGGCCTGCCATGCGCTTGCCCTTGAACACGCGGCCTGGGGTGGCAGCCTGTCCGATGGAGCCCACGCGGCGGTGTGCAGCCTGGTTACCGTGAGCAGCACCCTGGCCAGCGAAGCCGTGGCGCTTCATGCCGCCAGCGTAGCCCTTGCCCTTGGTGGTGCCCGTCACGTCGACGAACTTGACATCGTTGAAGATGTCGACGGTGACGTCCTGGCCTACCTCGTAGCTGGATGCGTCTGCAACGCGGATCTCAGCGACGTGGCGGCGCGGAGTCACGCCAGCCTTCTTGAAGTGACCAGCGGCCGGCTTGTTTACCTTGCGCGGGTCGATCTCGCCGAAGGCGATCTGTACGGCTTCGTAGCCGTCGGTTTCCTTGGTACGCACCTGGGTTACGACACAAGGCCCAGCCTCGACGACGGTAACCGGTACAACACGGTTTTCTTCGTCGAAGATCTGGGTCATGCCGAGCTTCTTGCCCAGGATGCCCTTGATCTCAATATCACTCATAGTTTCTCTTCCGCTGCCGTTTCAGTAGTTCAGACTCGTTTGCCGCTTACTGAATGTTGACGTCGACGCTGGCCGGAAGATCGATGCGCATGAGAGCGTCAACGGTCTTCGGGGTTGGGTCGAGAATGTCGATCAGACGCTTGTGCGTACGCATCTCGAAGTGCTCGCGCGAGTCCTTGTCCTTGTGCGGAGAACGGATGACGCAGTACACGTTCTTTTCAGTTGGCAGTGGCACTGGGCCGACAACACGAGCGCCGGTACGGGTTACCGTCTCGACGATCTTCTTGGCAGAAGCGTCGATAGCCTCGTGATCGTAGGCCTTGAGCCTAATGCGGATCTTCTGTCCCGCCACGCTTGTCCTCTTCCTTCAAAGCGCTCTTGCTGTATTCACAGCAGAAAAGCACGCTTCTTATCTGTCTTAGTCTTAACGCTGTCCGGCCTTGGGGCCTGGTCCAGTCGCCAGTGTCGCTTGTGTCTTACATTTACTTGTTTGTGCCATCGACGGAATGCGGGTCATTTTGGTTTTAATGAACACACGCCATCAGCACTTGGATTATCAAGTGATGTAACAACACCCGGTTCCCGCCCCTTACTCGCTCCACGATCAGTCTGGTTCAACCGAGACCTTGTATAGACCTTATATATGGAGCAAAGCTTGGAAACGCGTTCCGCGCCTTGTCGGAAGGATTGTCCTTCGCTTACTGCCGCTGTTCATTTACCATGCCCCATCCTCCGGCACCCGCGGTCGGGCGTGTCGCCCTTCCACTTTTTAAGTACCGCACAGCAAAGTAGCCCCACTGCGATCCTTTCGGATCACTGTCGCGAGGTTCTTCACCGACGATGGATCATGCTCACTTCACCATCGACACCTTCTTGGCCACGATGCTGGACACTCTGCGTATCCAACTAGCCTCATGTGCCGTGTTAAAGCAACGTCAAGTATTCAACCACACCGGGCGCGCCGAAACCAAATCCCTTTCCCCTTTTCTTTATGACGCCCCCACTCACCAACCGCCTTACACTCCACAGAAGGGTTGAGCACTACAATCGCCCCATAGTCAAGTTGGAAAGTGGATGACTTCTAGGTGGCGTCATCGATAAGGAGACACTGCAATGAGCGACTCCCCGAAGCGCGTGATTGGGCGCATCCCTCCACCGAAATCGGCATCCTCTAATCGGCCAGCGCAGTTTAGAAGGCCGACTGAAGAACCTGATGCGGAGTTTTCAACACCGCACAGCGAACGTGCCCAAGTAGCTCAGCGTAGGAAAGCAGAAGCAATCGGGCGGGTTAAGAGCCGACCGAAGCATCGCAAGCGTGACCTCCATAGGCAGAAGCGTTCACAAGGGAAGAGTGTGCCACAAACTCGAAGGCGCAGCGATCGCATTCGCCTCACAGTAGCGCGCATTGGGGTAGCGATTTTTGCTGTCCTAATCACGGTGGCGCTTTGGCAGAGGGAGGATCCGGTCCAACCTCCAGAAGGCTTGGAATCCAATGAAGTCATTGCAGAGCAATCGCCTCCTATTTCCCCGTCGCAGGCAGTAGAGATGTTTATTCCCGCGATTGATGTGCACGCCGAGTTTCAAGATGGTTCTTGCCGGGTGAAGGATGGCGCCATCAATCCGGAAACGATGGATAAGGCATGCACCTACACAGCGGGCGACCGTCCTTATTCTCTGCCGGGCACAAACTCTCCGGACATCGTGGTAATTGCCGGACATACGGGCGCCGGCGTACCCGCAGTGTTTAACAACCTCTATGACGGATCAGCCGACCACCATAGGGTTCAGGTCGGCGACAAGCTTTATGTCCGCACGGTGGACTCGGGTGATAACTGGCTGGTCTATACGGCCACTGATTTACACGACCCCATGAAGGAAGGACTCTCAGAGGATTCCAGCATTTGGGGCGAGGGCGCCAGCCCGGGGCGCCTGCTGACGATCAGCTGTATCCAACCGGCAAACCCTTTGCAATCATCTATTCGAAATGCGGTTGTAGGTTGGCAGTTCCAAGGAACTTCAAATACGGCTAACAATTCTGACTCGAAAGATTCTTAGGAATCCCCCTCAGCCTCCAGAGCGTCCAGAGTACAGCGATAGCCGATTGCGCCTAGTCGAAACGCTTCACCCCCATATGAACGTATTCCATAAGATTCTTAATATAACTTAATGACAGTAGTGGCGTATGTTGCTAGTGTTACCCGTGTTACTTTGACGTGAACTGTAACACGATCACACGACCCAAAATTCTCGAAGGAGATACCATGAAGCGTTTCTCACAGTCCCTGACCGCAGTTGCAATCGCCAGCGCGCTGACCATCGGTGGCGCCACCGTCGCACAGGCACAGGTTCCTGCCCCCGCTGAGATCACCGTCGACGGCGTCCTGTATCAGAAGCAGGCCGACGGTTCCTACAAAGCCAAGCCCACCTTCGAAGGACAACCACCAGCGACCCTGACCGCTGATCAGGCTCAGGCCGAGTGGGAGAAGCAGCAGGGCACGCAGCCCGAGGGCGAGGGTGACCAGGCCGCTCCGGACGCTGAGGGCGAGGGTGACCAGACCGCTCCGGACTCCAACGATCCGGAGGGCATCCCGGCCCCCGCCACCAAGGTCGACAAGGACGGCAACACCTGCTACCAGCACCTGCAGGATCCAACTGTGTACGTGAAGGATCGTAACCAGGTCAACGCTCCTATCACCGACGAGATGCGCGCAGAGTGCGCCACCGATTCCGAGCAGAAGCCGGGCTTCGACAAGAAGAAGCTGGCTTGGCTGGCGCTGCCGGCTACCCTGATCATCGGTGGTATCGTCTGGCACCTCGCTAACGACGGCAAGACCTACGTCAAGGACGAGAACAGCAAGGAAGCTCCGTCTGCCGAGGAGAAGGCAGCTTCCGACAAGATGCTGCAGAACAACAAGGACGAGGTCATTGCCCAGGGCGGCAAGCTGGCTGGCGACAACACCGGCAACGCTACCGAGGCAACCACTGAGCGTGGCATGCTGGCACAGACCGGCTCCAACACCGCTGCACGTGGCCTGGCTGCCCTGGCCGTCGTTGCAATGATTGCAGCCGGCGCCTTCGCTGTTCGCCGCAAGCTGTTCGCTTAAGGCCTAAGGCGGCTAAGTCGCAAAGCGCCTCAGCGCACAAACTCCTGAACCCACCTTCCTCACGGCCACGCCGTGCAGGGGGTGGGTTTCATGTATTCGGTGGGTTAAGGGTCAAAATGTGTGTCTGGCTCGGCGTGTCGCGGGGGTTAGATTTGGCCTTTTTGAATGCCGATTGAGTGGGTGTAGTCGGTGTCGATAGCGTTGTCGTAGAGGGCTGGGCGTCCTGTTTCGTGGTCGGCTTGGTTCTCGGTTTGGGTCAGGGTGGATACTTTGGCGAGTTGGCCCTGGCCCCAGTCGGACTGCCTGGCGATTCGTACTGGATCGTCAGGCAGTTCCGTTTTTAAGTAGAGCCACCAATCCAGCATGCGGCGTTGTCGTTCGCCTGATCTGCCGCGGTGGGTTCTGGCGAGCAGTTTGAGCTGGG is a window encoding:
- the rplW gene encoding 50S ribosomal protein L23; amino-acid sequence: MSTVADPRDIIIAPVVSEKSYGLMEQNVYTFLVNPSSNKTQIKIAVEQIFGVKVASVNTVNREGKRKRTRTGYGQRKATKRAMVTLVAGSDPIDIFGGATA
- the rplD gene encoding 50S ribosomal protein L4 yields the protein MSNLKLDVHTADGKTNGTVELPASIFDAEASVALMHQVVTAQLAAKRQGTHATKTRGQVSGGGRKPFRQKGTGRARQGSIRAPHFTGGGTVHGPQPRDYSQRTPKKMKAAALRGALTDRVRHNRIHVVEELVPGQTPSTKAARTFIERLTDRKSVLVVLTREDVTAWKSVNNLPQVHTLVNDQLNTYDVLNADDVVFSVEALNAFINAADKTKEEAK
- the rplC gene encoding 50S ribosomal protein L3, giving the protein MSDIEIKGILGKKLGMTQIFDEENRVVPVTVVEAGPCVVTQVRTKETDGYEAVQIAFGEIDPRKVNKPAAGHFKKAGVTPRRHVAEIRVADASSYEVGQDVTVDIFNDVKFVDVTGTTKGKGYAGGMKRHGFAGQGAAHGNQAAHRRVGSIGQAATPGRVFKGKRMAGRMGNDRVTQQNLKVAKVDAESNLLLIKGAVPGVNGGLVVVKTAVKGGAHA
- the rpsJ gene encoding 30S ribosomal protein S10 codes for the protein MAGQKIRIRLKAYDHEAIDASAKKIVETVTRTGARVVGPVPLPTEKNVYCVIRSPHKDKDSREHFEMRTHKRLIDILDPTPKTVDALMRIDLPASVDVNIQ
- a CDS encoding sortase; amino-acid sequence: MSDSPKRVIGRIPPPKSASSNRPAQFRRPTEEPDAEFSTPHSERAQVAQRRKAEAIGRVKSRPKHRKRDLHRQKRSQGKSVPQTRRRSDRIRLTVARIGVAIFAVLITVALWQREDPVQPPEGLESNEVIAEQSPPISPSQAVEMFIPAIDVHAEFQDGSCRVKDGAINPETMDKACTYTAGDRPYSLPGTNSPDIVVIAGHTGAGVPAVFNNLYDGSADHHRVQVGDKLYVRTVDSGDNWLVYTATDLHDPMKEGLSEDSSIWGEGASPGRLLTISCIQPANPLQSSIRNAVVGWQFQGTSNTANNSDSKDS